The window TTGAAAATATTAAGGAATATTTTAGCAGCACCCCTTCTGATTCCGGATATGTTTTAACATGGGAACCAAAATTTGCTGATGTTTCAAATTCAGGAGACTTGGGATATACATATGGTTACTGGAATTTAAAAATCAAAGGAGATACAATAGAACATAAAGGAACTTATATTTCTATATGGAAAAAACAAAAAGACGGTTCATGGAAGTTTGTTTTAGATACAGGAAATTCAGGGCTTGGGGAATAAATTAATTAAGTAGCTGTTC is drawn from Bacteroidales bacterium and contains these coding sequences:
- a CDS encoding nuclear transport factor 2 family protein, giving the protein MKKIIYNPIILIGITFFIFQACNQTFDKEKACGEIIKTDKEFSETSEKTGMKQAFLKYIDDNGVLLKPNMYPIVKIENIKEYFSSTPSDSGYVLTWEPKFADVSNSGDLGYTYGYWNLKIKGDTIEHKGTYISIWKKQKDGSWKFVLDTGNSGLGE